A window from Osmia lignaria lignaria isolate PbOS001 chromosome 8, iyOsmLign1, whole genome shotgun sequence encodes these proteins:
- the kz gene encoding putative ATP-dependent RNA helicase kurz isoform X2 → MGNKKLNWKSRNIAQVEIDDSPTRKIILDINYREENYDACNTLALPSEKRKTKSKVEKVSTTRLLSKKRRKQLEKVVEKKKKKLNRATLLEELAKVQAPQEELKHYVSLTSIQTKGLKRHFREIDLPTKEYKVNANDEDENDAVEVPVNSIKGSKKKRLAILEEQRKEETISDPNVVGFDEFTDSDSTSNNSESEGDDNELECDNNKPESNDTDVQQDEQEKNVPKDTTSVENSQDQTENIKNDKDKASINKENQSPDSKSTKKDGKVKVSVTVEKKPAVFVTVQRKPEIQAARLKLPVVAEEQVIVEAINDNPVVIITGETGSGKTTQVPQFLYEAGYAQEKLIGVTEPRRVAAISMSKRVAEEMNLTEKEVSYLIRFEGNVTPETKIKFMTDGVLLKEIQSYSVIILDEAHERSVYTDILIGLLSRIVPLRNKRKNPLKLVIMSATLRVEELIDNDKLFKQKPPVLSVESRQFPVTIHFNRRTNTNYVSDAFKKAVKIHTRLPDGGILIFLTGQREVNYVVRKLRRAFPIKDKKETKKRRHKLDKNSDSLEKEKDKSSTEKEEKVDDSEDNSDNDNFDDDFRSKEAIRYNKLRQKKQIQLPNISLDDYSVVPTDDTHEDLLEVDDEEEGQLDEDEDEDDDVLDLNTLKNAQPLWVLPLYSILPSHEQAKVFEPPPENYRLCVVATNVAETSLTIPDVKYVIDCGRCKTRLYDRVTGVSTYQVCYTSKASANQRAGRAGRVGPGHCYRLYSSAVFNDQFEPFSQSEIQRKPVDDLLLQMKVMNIDKVVNFPFPTPPDIVQLKTAEKRLQILGALQRPSNKEGSYSAKITPLGQSIAAFPVAPRYGKMLALSHQHNLLAYTVCMVAALSVQEVLMEAFNTDGASKKWLQMRRFWAGVGNNLLLGDPMVLIRAVGGAEYAGIKGKLLSFCEEYGLRHKAVVEIRKLRQQLTNEINLNIPNLNLTIDPEMKPPLDTEAKLLRQIVLAGMADQVARKVMPDEVSEDQDKNKYKYAYKTMDMEDPVFMHSSCVLRRTCPEWVVYQEVYETNKLYMRGVTAIEPEWLPKFAPSLCRLGDPLTDPPPRYDTETGKVMCSITGTFGKAGWKLPVMDIEHPLTVEGVKWFACFLLEGKVCPKLKQFVPSLLSSPQSINKAWAKLIPRTQEMTQHLLSRGIMSRDKLFETWKDDRSFLLSSYQKWLPESIHGHITIIWPPV, encoded by the exons atgggaaataaaaaacTTAACTGGAAATCAAGAAATATCGCTCAAGTTGAAATTGATGACTCTCCAACAAGAAAG ATTATCCTGGATATTAACTACCGTGAGGAGAATTATGATGCATGTAACACATTAGCCCTTCccagtgaaaaaagaaagacaaaAAGTAAAGTTGAGAAAGTATCTACAACTAGATTGTTGTCTAAGAAACGCAGGAAACAGTTGGAGAAAGTtgtagagaaaaagaaaaaaaaattgaat AGAGCTACACTTTTAGAAGAACTAGCAAAAGTTCAAGCACCCCAGGAAGAACTGAAACATTATGTATCTTTAACCAGCATTCAGACTAAAGGCTTAAAACGTCACTTTAGAGAAATAGATCTACCTACTAAAGAATATAAAGTTAATGCAAATGATGAAGATGAAAATGATGCTGTAGAAGTACCTGTAAATTCTATTAAAGGTAGTAAGAAAAAGAGACTGGCAATTTTAGAAGAACAAAGAAAGGAGGAAACTATCTCTGATCCAAATGTTGTTGGTTTTGAT GAATTTACTGATAGTGATTCAACATCTAATAACAGTGAATCGGAGGGTGATGATAATGAGCTGGAGTGTGATAATAATAAACCAGAATCAAATGATACAGATGTTCAGCAAGATGAACAAGAAAAGAATGTACCCAAAGATACAACTTCTGTAGAAAATTCACAAGATCagactgaaaatataaaaaatgataaagacaAGGCTTCTATCAATAAAGAAAATCAATCTCCTGATAGTAAAAGTACAAAGAAGGATGGAAAAGTAAAAGTCTCTGTCACTGTAGAAAAGAAACCTGCTGTTTTTGTAACAGTACAAAGAAAGCCCGAAATTCAAGCAGCTAGGCTGAAGCTGCCAGTGGTAGCAGAGGAGCAAGTTATTGTAGAGGCAATTAATGACAATCCTGTTGTAATAATTACCGGCGAAACAGGTAGTGGTAAAACGACTCAAGTACCACAGTTTCTCTATGAAGCTGGTTATGCTCAAGAGAAACTGATAGGAGTAACCGAACCTAGAAGAGTGGCCGCAATATCAATGAGCAAACGCGTAGCAGAAGAAATGAATCTTACCGAGAAGGAGGTTTCATATTTAATTCGTTTTGAAGGAAACGTTACACCAGAGACAAAAATCAAATTCATGACTGATGGTGTTTTACTGAAGGAAATCCAAAGt TATTCTGTAATTATCTTGGATGAGGCACATGAACGAAGCGTGTATACTGATATTTTAATAGGATTATTGTCACGAATTGTACCGCTgcgtaataaaagaaaaaatcctCTAAAACTTGTAATAATGTCAGCCACGTTACGAGTTGAAGAACTTATAGATAATGACAAATTGTTTAAACAGAAACCACCGGTACTGTCTGTAGAATCAAGGCAGTTTCCTGTCACTATACATTTCAATAGAAGAACCAACACCAATTATGTCTCTGATGCCTTCAAGAAAGCGGTGAAGATACATACTCGTCTTCCCGATggtggaattttaatttttctaacagGACAGCGAGAAGTAAATTATGTTGTTAGAAAATTACGTAGAGCTTTCcctataaaagataaaaaagaaactaaaaagaGACGTCATAAACTGGACAAAAATTCAGATTCtttggagaaagaaaaagataaaagttctactgaaaaagaggaaaaagtagATGATTCAGAAGACAATAGTGACAATGATAATTTTGACGATGATTTCCGTAGCAAAGAAGCTATTCGTTACAACAAATTACGacaaaagaaacaaattcaGCTGCCAAATATTAGTCTCGACGA TTACTCTGTGGTTCCTACGGATGATACTCATGAAGATTTACTCGAAGTAGACGATGAAGAAGAGGGACAATTGGACGAAGACGAGGACGAAGATGATGACGTTCTTGATTTAAACACTTTGAAGAATGCACAGCCCTTATGGGTTCTACCTTTGTATTCCATTTTGCCATCTCATGAACAAGCAAAG GTATTTGAACCGCCGCCAGAAAACTATAGATTATGTGTAGTTGCTACAAATGTAGCAGAAACTTCCTTGACAATACCTGATGTAAAATATGTAATAGACTGTGGACGCTGTAAAACAAGATTGTATGATAGAGTAACTGGTGTAAGTACATACCAGGTTTGCTATACAAGCAAAGCATCAGCTAATCAACGTGCAGGAAGAGCTGGTAGAGTTGGACCTGGTCATTGCTACAG GCTGTATTCTTCAGCAGTATTTAATGATCAATTTGAGCCATTCAGTCAATCAGAAATCCAAAGGAAACCCGTGGATGATTTGTTGTTACAAATGAAAGTGATGAATATTGATAAAGTTGTGAATTTTCCATTTCCCACACCTCCAGATATTGTACAATTGAAGACCGCCGAGAAACGACTTCAAATTCTCGGTGCTTTGCAACGGCCCTCCAATAAAGAAG GGTCTTACAGTGCCAAGATTACACCACTCGGTCAGAGCATTGCTGCATTCCCAGTTGCTCCCCGATATGGGAAGATGTTAGCTCTTTCGCATCAACACAATCTTCTAGCGTACACGGTGTGCATGGTTGCTGCACTTTCTGTTCAGGAAGTTCTAATGGAAGCGTTTAATACAGATGGTGCTTCTAAAAAATGGTTGCAAATGAGGCGTTTTTGGGCTGGAGTAGGAAACAATTTACTTCTTG GTGATCCCATGGTTTTGATCAGAGCTGTGGGAGGTGCAGAATATGCTGGAATTAAAGGAAAGCTGCTATCTTTCTGTGAAGAGTATGGCTTACGACATAAAGCAGTTGTGGAAATCAGAAAGCTTAGACAACAACTGacgaatgaaattaatttaaatattccaaACTTAAATCTTACTATTGACCCAGA AATGAAACCACCGCTTGATACAGAAGCCAAACTGCTTAGACAAATAGTTCTGGCTGGAATGGCTGATCAAGTTGCAAGAAAAGTAATGCCTGACGAAGTCAGTGAAGACCAAGACAAGAACAAATATAAATATGCTTACAA AACTATGGACATGGAAGATCCAGTATTCATGCACTCATCGTGCGTTCTTAGGAGAACATGTCCTGAATGGGTAGTTTATCAAGAAGTATACGAAACGAATAAGCTGTATATGCGTGGAGTTACAGCCATAGAACCTGAATGGTTACCTAAATTTGCCCCATCTTTATGTCGGCTTGGAGATCCTTTAACTGACCCACCTCCAAG ATATGATACAGAAACGGGAAAAGTCATGTGTAGTATAACAGGAACGTTTGGAAAAGCTGGTTGGAAATTGCCAGTAATGGATATAGAGCATCCATTAACTGTAGAAGGTGTCAAATGGTTTGCTTGCTTCCTTTTGGAGGGAAAAGTATGTCCTAAATTGAAACAGTTTGTTCCTTCGCTGTTATCATCACCGCAGAGCATCAATAAAGCATGGGCTAA GTTGATACCGCGAACGCAGGAAATGACACAGCATTTGTTATCTCGTGGAATTATGTCGAGAGATAAATTATTCGAAACATGGAAGGACGACAGAAGTT TTCTTCTGTCGTCTTATCAGAAATGGCTACCGGAATCTATTCATGGACATATTACAATTATTTGGCCACCTGTATAA
- the kz gene encoding putative ATP-dependent RNA helicase kurz isoform X1: MGNKKLNWKSRNIAQVEIDDSPTRKIILDINYREENYDACNTLALPSEKRKTKSKVEKVSTTRLLSKKRRKQLEKVVEKKKKKLNRATLLEELAKVQAPQEELKHYVSLTSIQTKGLKRHFREIDLPTKEYKVNANDEDENDAVEVPVNSIKGSKKKRLAILEEQRKEETISDPNVVGFDEFTDSDSTSNNSESEGDDNELECDNNKPESNDTDVQQDEQEKNVPKDTTSVENSQDQTENIKNDKDKASINKENQSPDSKSTKKDGKVKVSVTVEKKPAVFVTVQRKPEIQAARLKLPVVAEEQVIVEAINDNPVVIITGETGSGKTTQVPQFLYEAGYAQEKLIGVTEPRRVAAISMSKRVAEEMNLTEKEVSYLIRFEGNVTPETKIKFMTDGVLLKEIQSDFLLTKYSVIILDEAHERSVYTDILIGLLSRIVPLRNKRKNPLKLVIMSATLRVEELIDNDKLFKQKPPVLSVESRQFPVTIHFNRRTNTNYVSDAFKKAVKIHTRLPDGGILIFLTGQREVNYVVRKLRRAFPIKDKKETKKRRHKLDKNSDSLEKEKDKSSTEKEEKVDDSEDNSDNDNFDDDFRSKEAIRYNKLRQKKQIQLPNISLDDYSVVPTDDTHEDLLEVDDEEEGQLDEDEDEDDDVLDLNTLKNAQPLWVLPLYSILPSHEQAKVFEPPPENYRLCVVATNVAETSLTIPDVKYVIDCGRCKTRLYDRVTGVSTYQVCYTSKASANQRAGRAGRVGPGHCYRLYSSAVFNDQFEPFSQSEIQRKPVDDLLLQMKVMNIDKVVNFPFPTPPDIVQLKTAEKRLQILGALQRPSNKEGSYSAKITPLGQSIAAFPVAPRYGKMLALSHQHNLLAYTVCMVAALSVQEVLMEAFNTDGASKKWLQMRRFWAGVGNNLLLGDPMVLIRAVGGAEYAGIKGKLLSFCEEYGLRHKAVVEIRKLRQQLTNEINLNIPNLNLTIDPEMKPPLDTEAKLLRQIVLAGMADQVARKVMPDEVSEDQDKNKYKYAYKTMDMEDPVFMHSSCVLRRTCPEWVVYQEVYETNKLYMRGVTAIEPEWLPKFAPSLCRLGDPLTDPPPRYDTETGKVMCSITGTFGKAGWKLPVMDIEHPLTVEGVKWFACFLLEGKVCPKLKQFVPSLLSSPQSINKAWAKLIPRTQEMTQHLLSRGIMSRDKLFETWKDDRSFLLSSYQKWLPESIHGHITIIWPPV, encoded by the exons atgggaaataaaaaacTTAACTGGAAATCAAGAAATATCGCTCAAGTTGAAATTGATGACTCTCCAACAAGAAAG ATTATCCTGGATATTAACTACCGTGAGGAGAATTATGATGCATGTAACACATTAGCCCTTCccagtgaaaaaagaaagacaaaAAGTAAAGTTGAGAAAGTATCTACAACTAGATTGTTGTCTAAGAAACGCAGGAAACAGTTGGAGAAAGTtgtagagaaaaagaaaaaaaaattgaat AGAGCTACACTTTTAGAAGAACTAGCAAAAGTTCAAGCACCCCAGGAAGAACTGAAACATTATGTATCTTTAACCAGCATTCAGACTAAAGGCTTAAAACGTCACTTTAGAGAAATAGATCTACCTACTAAAGAATATAAAGTTAATGCAAATGATGAAGATGAAAATGATGCTGTAGAAGTACCTGTAAATTCTATTAAAGGTAGTAAGAAAAAGAGACTGGCAATTTTAGAAGAACAAAGAAAGGAGGAAACTATCTCTGATCCAAATGTTGTTGGTTTTGAT GAATTTACTGATAGTGATTCAACATCTAATAACAGTGAATCGGAGGGTGATGATAATGAGCTGGAGTGTGATAATAATAAACCAGAATCAAATGATACAGATGTTCAGCAAGATGAACAAGAAAAGAATGTACCCAAAGATACAACTTCTGTAGAAAATTCACAAGATCagactgaaaatataaaaaatgataaagacaAGGCTTCTATCAATAAAGAAAATCAATCTCCTGATAGTAAAAGTACAAAGAAGGATGGAAAAGTAAAAGTCTCTGTCACTGTAGAAAAGAAACCTGCTGTTTTTGTAACAGTACAAAGAAAGCCCGAAATTCAAGCAGCTAGGCTGAAGCTGCCAGTGGTAGCAGAGGAGCAAGTTATTGTAGAGGCAATTAATGACAATCCTGTTGTAATAATTACCGGCGAAACAGGTAGTGGTAAAACGACTCAAGTACCACAGTTTCTCTATGAAGCTGGTTATGCTCAAGAGAAACTGATAGGAGTAACCGAACCTAGAAGAGTGGCCGCAATATCAATGAGCAAACGCGTAGCAGAAGAAATGAATCTTACCGAGAAGGAGGTTTCATATTTAATTCGTTTTGAAGGAAACGTTACACCAGAGACAAAAATCAAATTCATGACTGATGGTGTTTTACTGAAGGAAATCCAAAGt GACTTTTTGCTTACAAAGTATTCTGTAATTATCTTGGATGAGGCACATGAACGAAGCGTGTATACTGATATTTTAATAGGATTATTGTCACGAATTGTACCGCTgcgtaataaaagaaaaaatcctCTAAAACTTGTAATAATGTCAGCCACGTTACGAGTTGAAGAACTTATAGATAATGACAAATTGTTTAAACAGAAACCACCGGTACTGTCTGTAGAATCAAGGCAGTTTCCTGTCACTATACATTTCAATAGAAGAACCAACACCAATTATGTCTCTGATGCCTTCAAGAAAGCGGTGAAGATACATACTCGTCTTCCCGATggtggaattttaatttttctaacagGACAGCGAGAAGTAAATTATGTTGTTAGAAAATTACGTAGAGCTTTCcctataaaagataaaaaagaaactaaaaagaGACGTCATAAACTGGACAAAAATTCAGATTCtttggagaaagaaaaagataaaagttctactgaaaaagaggaaaaagtagATGATTCAGAAGACAATAGTGACAATGATAATTTTGACGATGATTTCCGTAGCAAAGAAGCTATTCGTTACAACAAATTACGacaaaagaaacaaattcaGCTGCCAAATATTAGTCTCGACGA TTACTCTGTGGTTCCTACGGATGATACTCATGAAGATTTACTCGAAGTAGACGATGAAGAAGAGGGACAATTGGACGAAGACGAGGACGAAGATGATGACGTTCTTGATTTAAACACTTTGAAGAATGCACAGCCCTTATGGGTTCTACCTTTGTATTCCATTTTGCCATCTCATGAACAAGCAAAG GTATTTGAACCGCCGCCAGAAAACTATAGATTATGTGTAGTTGCTACAAATGTAGCAGAAACTTCCTTGACAATACCTGATGTAAAATATGTAATAGACTGTGGACGCTGTAAAACAAGATTGTATGATAGAGTAACTGGTGTAAGTACATACCAGGTTTGCTATACAAGCAAAGCATCAGCTAATCAACGTGCAGGAAGAGCTGGTAGAGTTGGACCTGGTCATTGCTACAG GCTGTATTCTTCAGCAGTATTTAATGATCAATTTGAGCCATTCAGTCAATCAGAAATCCAAAGGAAACCCGTGGATGATTTGTTGTTACAAATGAAAGTGATGAATATTGATAAAGTTGTGAATTTTCCATTTCCCACACCTCCAGATATTGTACAATTGAAGACCGCCGAGAAACGACTTCAAATTCTCGGTGCTTTGCAACGGCCCTCCAATAAAGAAG GGTCTTACAGTGCCAAGATTACACCACTCGGTCAGAGCATTGCTGCATTCCCAGTTGCTCCCCGATATGGGAAGATGTTAGCTCTTTCGCATCAACACAATCTTCTAGCGTACACGGTGTGCATGGTTGCTGCACTTTCTGTTCAGGAAGTTCTAATGGAAGCGTTTAATACAGATGGTGCTTCTAAAAAATGGTTGCAAATGAGGCGTTTTTGGGCTGGAGTAGGAAACAATTTACTTCTTG GTGATCCCATGGTTTTGATCAGAGCTGTGGGAGGTGCAGAATATGCTGGAATTAAAGGAAAGCTGCTATCTTTCTGTGAAGAGTATGGCTTACGACATAAAGCAGTTGTGGAAATCAGAAAGCTTAGACAACAACTGacgaatgaaattaatttaaatattccaaACTTAAATCTTACTATTGACCCAGA AATGAAACCACCGCTTGATACAGAAGCCAAACTGCTTAGACAAATAGTTCTGGCTGGAATGGCTGATCAAGTTGCAAGAAAAGTAATGCCTGACGAAGTCAGTGAAGACCAAGACAAGAACAAATATAAATATGCTTACAA AACTATGGACATGGAAGATCCAGTATTCATGCACTCATCGTGCGTTCTTAGGAGAACATGTCCTGAATGGGTAGTTTATCAAGAAGTATACGAAACGAATAAGCTGTATATGCGTGGAGTTACAGCCATAGAACCTGAATGGTTACCTAAATTTGCCCCATCTTTATGTCGGCTTGGAGATCCTTTAACTGACCCACCTCCAAG ATATGATACAGAAACGGGAAAAGTCATGTGTAGTATAACAGGAACGTTTGGAAAAGCTGGTTGGAAATTGCCAGTAATGGATATAGAGCATCCATTAACTGTAGAAGGTGTCAAATGGTTTGCTTGCTTCCTTTTGGAGGGAAAAGTATGTCCTAAATTGAAACAGTTTGTTCCTTCGCTGTTATCATCACCGCAGAGCATCAATAAAGCATGGGCTAA GTTGATACCGCGAACGCAGGAAATGACACAGCATTTGTTATCTCGTGGAATTATGTCGAGAGATAAATTATTCGAAACATGGAAGGACGACAGAAGTT TTCTTCTGTCGTCTTATCAGAAATGGCTACCGGAATCTATTCATGGACATATTACAATTATTTGGCCACCTGTATAA
- the LOC117606601 gene encoding thioredoxin-related transmembrane protein 2 homolog gives MPFKKDLRLLLKPYYLINILLSVSYIVSKRLPIVCHYVFAQAECELDGRETEILFFLMIVIMIRTRKTGSVTMINYLSSSFVYTKIANLILWFYADIRMGIIFAIIFILCGLLFPEPTYQGPENVTYLRGAQGLQEELYRDTRIVWLVAFYTAWNPACVNFAPIFSELSAEYALENLKFGKVDIGRYPDAGVKYHISDASTSKQLPTLILFKEGKEVERRPYADHKGKLVKFLFSLDNIKATFDLNNVYKDCKKNPIKKKEKKMIKAE, from the exons ATGCCTTTTAAAAAAGACTTGAGGCTTCTATTGAAGCCttattatttgataaatattttactcAGTGTTTCATATATTGTCTCAAAACGTTTACCGATCGTTTGTCATTATGTATTTGCACAAGCAGAGTGTGAACTTGATGGG agGGAAACagagattttattttttctcatgATAGTCATTATGATAAGGACACGAAAAACTGGAAGTGTCACTATGATAAACTATTTATCATCTAGCTTTGTGTACACCAAAATAGCTAATTTGATTCTTTGGTTTTATGCAGATATTCGTATGGGAATCATATTTgctattatatttattt TATGTGGCTTGTTGTTCCCTGAACCAACATACCAAGGTCCAGAGAATGTAACATATTTACGTGGTGCACAAGGATTACAAGAAGAATTATACCGTGATACAAGAATTGTTTGGCTGGTTGCATTTTATACAGCATGGAATCCAGCTTGTGTTAACTTTGCACCAATATTCTCTGAGCTTTCTGCAGA GTATGCATTGGagaatttaaaatttggaaaagtAGATATAGGAAGGTATCCAGATGCGGGAGTGAAGTATCATATTAGCGACGCTAGTACCAGTAAACAGTTGCCTACCTTGATTCTTTTTAAAGAAGGTAAAGAAGTAGAAAGACGTCCATACGCGGATCACAAAgggaaattagttaaatttcttttttcatta GATAACATAAAAGCAACGTTTGACCTTAATAATGTTTACAAAGATTGTAAAAAGAATCCAAttaagaagaaagagaagaaaatgataaaagctGAATAA
- the LOC117606591 gene encoding uncharacterized protein LOC117606591 has translation MHLNACFLCLFLCVALIEAGPAPKTIEKKSLAEDVKAESKKADLKIEEAGEDKDRSKKSTFCVQIGSEASQPAQVSWKENQMGVQNIPMALHTQSQPIQTLNLQPVAQTLPQASVMMPQQMVQPPIHTLQIVQSPPQPCAPAPAPAVNIIQSVPQTKVIKTIQKPKPKPKPTGEEQKPMRIEQIPEPLPEPQETLTVLPVAPTCHEHLMLVSEPEQPQMATYVQVPSMVPCTNPMHSFLNPCSCQQNLAMFSESGIEPMAMKMLPIAYSSTYARPPLIMPYDTNAFSHVVVNDNVDVKVGPQARTHNHIKVKYPHHIHVRPELSQQTIYQNMYVQGSEGGIPSSYASRDLVDNAYATKGVTINAFPQTFRDANSMHQAGYQFVEDSLGNQDNASNNPTFSEADDLMQSNKAPRQIESNQLLPENTVETKQDDGRAMLIDGRRNARSNKEKTKEIEKKSKTN, from the exons ATGCATCTCAACGCGTGTTTCTTGTGTCTATTCCTGTGTGTCGCGCTGATCGAAGCTGGTCCAGCTCCTAAGACCATTGAGAAGAAGTCACTGGCTGAAGATGTGAAGGCAGAATCCAAAAAGGCGGACCTGAAAATCGAGGAAGCTGGTGAGGATAAAGATAGATCGAAGAAATCAACATTCTGCGTACAAATAGGATCAGAAGCATCTCAACCAGCCCAAGTTTCTTGGAAAGAAAATCAAATGGGTGTTCAGAATATCCCAATGGCTTTGCATACTCAGTCTCAACCGATCCAAACTCTAAACCTTCAACCTGTTGCTCAAACTTTACCTCAGGCAAGTGTAATGATGCCTCAACAAATGGTTCAACCTCCTATACATACCCTTCAGATAGTACAGTCTCCTCCACAACCTTGTGCTCCAGCACCAGCACCAGCAGTGAACATCATTCAATCAGTTCCTCAGACAAAAGTAATTAAAACTATTCAAAAGCCAAAGCCTAAACCTAAGCCAACCGGCGAAGAACAGAAACCTATGCGTATCGAGCAAATTCCAGAGCCTCTACCTGAGCCTCAGGAAACATTGACGGTCTTACCAGTTGCTCCTACTTGCCACGAGCATTTGATGTTGGTATCTGAACCTGAACAGCCACAAATGGCTACCTATGTTCAAGTTCCATCAATGGTACCCTGCACCAATCCTATGCACAGTTTCCTCAATCCATGTTCTTGTCAGCAAAATTTAGCTATGTTCAGTGAGTCTGGAATTGAACCAATGGCAATGAAGATGCTTCCTATCGCGTACTCTTCAACATATGCAAGGCCTCCATTGATCATGCCCTATGATACAAATGCGTTTTCTCACGTTGTAGTAAAT GATAACGTGGACGTAAAGGTGGGCCCTCAAGCAAGAACCCACAATCACATTAAAGTGAAGTACCCTCATCATATTCATGTTCGTCCAGAGCTCAGCCAACAAACAATCTATCAAAACATGTACGTCCAAGGATCGGAAGGTGGTATCCCTAGTTCCTATGCCAGTAGGGATCTGGTCGACAATGCGTACGCAACAAAAGGAGTCACCATCAATGCTTTTCCTCAAACTTTCCGGGATGCTAATTCAATGCACCAGGCTGGTTACCAATTCGTAGAAGATTCTTTGGGAAACCAGGATAACGCATCGAACAATCCAACCTTCTCTGAGGCAGATGATCTTATGCAGAGCAATAAGGCACCTCGTCAAATTGAATCCAACCAACTGTTACCAGAGAACACAGTGGAAACCAAACAGGATGACGGTCGCGCTATGTTGATAGATGGACGTCGAAATGCCAGAAGCAATAAAGAGAAGACAAAGGAAATTGAGAAGAAGTCAAAGACAAACTag